The Oxobacter pfennigii genome includes the window CATTAATGGGAATGCAAAAAATTCATAGAGGCCAGCCGCCTATACTTGGATTGCTGTGGGATAAGGACGGGCGAACACAAAAGGAAATAAGCGAAGAATTGCATCTTCAGCCGGCTACGGTTACGGTGATGCTTCAAAGGATGGAAAAATCGGGGCTTATCGAGAGAAGAAGCGATAGTGAAGACCTGCGAATTTCCCGCGTATACCTGACGGATAAGGGGAAACAGATTAAAGACAATGTGGAAGAGGCCATAAAAAGATTGGAAGACGAATGTTTTGATGGTTTCACCATCGAAGAAAAGCTGCTTTTAAGAAGATTTTTTATTCACATGAGAGACAATCTTTTAAAAGTATCCGAATATAAAGAGATATAATTTTTTTGTCGAAATAGTTAGTTGTCTAAACAATTAATAGAGGTGGTTTAATGCTTAAGCTGTTTAAATATTTAAAACCTTACTGGGTTATTGCTCTTTTAGCACCCCTTTTGATGTTTTTGGAGGTTGCCGTTGATCTTATGCAGCCTGCTCTTATGGCTGAAATAATAGACATTGGGGTTAAAAATCATGATTTATCCTTTATATTGAATACCAGTATAAAAATGATGCTGCTGACAATTGTCGGAGTGGTAGGAGGTATTGGATGTACTGTTGCATCCAGTATCGCAAGTCAGAATTTCGGGGCGGATTTAAGGCTGGATTTATTTAAAAAGGTACAGGGATATTCCTTTGCAAATCTTGATAAATTCAAGACTTCATCTCTCATAACCAGACTGACTAATGATGTTATGCAGATACAAATGATGGTATTGATGATGATGAGGGTAATGGTGCGTACTCCCCTTTTATGCATAGGAGGCATAGTTATGGCAGTGTCTCTTAATGCGAAACTGGCGTCTATTCTTTTAATAGCAATGCCGGTACTTATAATAGCTCTTTATGTAGTGCTGAAAAGAGGATTTCCTCTCTTTTCCCAAGTACAAAAAAAGCTGGATAAGGTTAATTCAGTCATTCAGGAAAACCTGTCTGGCATAAGAGTGGTAAAAGCCTATGTGAGGGCCGAAAGGGAAAAAGAAAGGTTTAAAGAAGCAAATGCGGATTTGAGAAATATTACTGTTATGGCTACTTCGAGGACTATGGTAACCATAATGCCTATAATGATGCTGACCATGAATTTAAGCATAATAGCTGTTTTGTGGTTTGGAGGAATGTTTGTCAATACGGGCTCTATGATGGTAGGGCAGATAATGGCATTTATAAATTATCTGACACAGATATTATTCTCGCTTTTAATGATAGCTTTCACTCTCATGATGTTCTCCCGTGCCAAAGCATCGGCTGACCGCTTAAATGAGGTATTGAATACGGAAATCGATATAACAGATAATCCGGATGCAGCAGATGCTGTTATAGAGAAGGGACGTGTGGAATTTAAAAACGTATCCTTTAAGTATGAGGGGGCGGGGGGAGCTCCCGTACTTCAGAACGTTTCCTTTGTTGCAGAACCCGGGGAAACCGTGGCTATTTTAGGCTCAACGGGAGCAGGAAAATCCACCTTGGTAAATTTGATTCCCCGCCTTTATGATGCAACTGAAGGAAGTGTTTTAGTAGATGGAATTGATGTAAAGGATAGGAAGATTGAAACCTTAAGGCAAGGTATAGGAATGGTGCTTCAGGATTCCATACTGTTCTCAGGCTCCATTAAGGACAATATAAAATGGGGGAAGGAGAATGCCACAGACGAGGAAATAATTGAGGCTTCAAAGGCTGCCCAGGCACATGATTATATTACGGGCTTTACAGAAGGTTATGAAACAGGATTGGGTCAAAGAGGGGTTAACCTATCAGGCGGGCAGAAGCAAAGGCTGGCTATCGCCAGGGCTTTGGTTAAAAAGCCTAAAATACTTATATTGGATGACAGCACCAGTGCTGTTGATATGGGTACCGAATCCAGAATTCAAAAGGCATTAAAGGAGCTAATTTCTGACACCACTTGCTTCA containing:
- a CDS encoding ABC transporter ATP-binding protein — encoded protein: MLKLFKYLKPYWVIALLAPLLMFLEVAVDLMQPALMAEIIDIGVKNHDLSFILNTSIKMMLLTIVGVVGGIGCTVASSIASQNFGADLRLDLFKKVQGYSFANLDKFKTSSLITRLTNDVMQIQMMVLMMMRVMVRTPLLCIGGIVMAVSLNAKLASILLIAMPVLIIALYVVLKRGFPLFSQVQKKLDKVNSVIQENLSGIRVVKAYVRAEREKERFKEANADLRNITVMATSRTMVTIMPIMMLTMNLSIIAVLWFGGMFVNTGSMMVGQIMAFINYLTQILFSLLMIAFTLMMFSRAKASADRLNEVLNTEIDITDNPDAADAVIEKGRVEFKNVSFKYEGAGGAPVLQNVSFVAEPGETVAILGSTGAGKSTLVNLIPRLYDATEGSVLVDGIDVKDRKIETLRQGIGMVLQDSILFSGSIKDNIKWGKENATDEEIIEASKAAQAHDYITGFTEGYETGLGQRGVNLSGGQKQRLAIARALVKKPKILILDDSTSAVDMGTESRIQKALKELISDTTCFIIAQRISSVIDADKIVVLEDGCVEAIGTHGELLKKSKVYRDIYRSQLREDEEVAVNV
- a CDS encoding MarR family winged helix-turn-helix transcriptional regulator, translated to MNTFKDDTLGSIFFQVMRLHHIRSHTLMGMQKIHRGQPPILGLLWDKDGRTQKEISEELHLQPATVTVMLQRMEKSGLIERRSDSEDLRISRVYLTDKGKQIKDNVEEAIKRLEDECFDGFTIEEKLLLRRFFIHMRDNLLKVSEYKEI